A single genomic interval of Agarivorans aestuarii harbors:
- a CDS encoding efflux RND transporter periplasmic adaptor subunit, producing MLFKTHTLLALTLTSLLSACSEPAETVSEKPLSVLTININESAAQPEREFNARVEPAELTPLSFRIAGELTNMSIKPGQHVQKGQLLAELDNRKLKQQVDDAQATFSLAERQLNRAEGLVDKSLLSQEEYDVLKANYQLAGVDYQLAKAQLKYSQLRAPFEGLIAEVPKQSFENVTPGETAVSIYQDHLVYVRLQLPDNLLAQIDPTERNYNYQPKAKYAGNDTLYPITFLEHTSEPNPETQAFEVWMSMPQVEPAILPGTSVTMYVDLDAAGLVGRSGYLLPMTALDPGNNDQQFYVWKVTEGRAQKVEVQVAQIHTKGVLVSEGLSQGDQIIISSLAKLRNGLSVTTKSQEQ from the coding sequence ATGTTATTTAAAACTCATACCTTGCTAGCTTTAACACTTACTAGTTTGCTTAGCGCGTGTAGTGAACCAGCAGAGACCGTAAGCGAAAAACCCTTGTCTGTGCTTACCATTAACATAAATGAATCAGCTGCTCAGCCAGAGCGAGAATTTAATGCACGAGTAGAGCCAGCTGAATTAACGCCGCTTTCTTTTCGGATTGCCGGTGAGTTAACCAATATGTCAATCAAGCCAGGTCAACATGTTCAAAAAGGCCAGTTGTTGGCAGAGCTGGATAATCGAAAGTTGAAACAGCAGGTAGATGATGCACAAGCAACTTTTAGCCTTGCTGAACGCCAGTTAAACCGTGCTGAAGGCTTAGTAGATAAAAGTTTGTTATCCCAAGAAGAGTACGACGTACTTAAAGCTAATTACCAGCTTGCGGGGGTAGATTATCAACTGGCTAAGGCTCAGCTTAAATACAGCCAACTGCGAGCTCCCTTTGAAGGCTTGATTGCAGAGGTTCCAAAACAATCTTTTGAAAATGTAACTCCGGGAGAAACTGCGGTTTCAATCTATCAAGATCACTTGGTGTATGTGCGTTTACAGTTGCCTGATAATTTGTTGGCTCAAATAGACCCAACGGAACGTAACTATAATTACCAACCTAAAGCAAAATACGCAGGTAACGATACCCTTTATCCCATCACATTTTTAGAACATACCTCAGAGCCTAATCCGGAAACACAGGCTTTTGAAGTATGGATGAGCATGCCGCAAGTCGAGCCAGCTATTTTGCCTGGAACCTCTGTCACTATGTATGTTGATTTAGATGCGGCTGGCCTGGTCGGGCGCAGTGGATACTTGTTACCTATGACTGCATTAGATCCTGGCAATAACGATCAACAGTTTTATGTATGGAAAGTGACCGAAGGGCGTGCCCAAAAGGTTGAAGTTCAAGTAGCACAAATACATACCAAAGGCGTGTTAGTAAGTGAAGGCTTAAGCCAAGGCGACCAAATCATTATTTCAAGCTTAGCCAAGCTTAGAAATGGACTTTCTGTAACCACTAAATCTCAGGAGCAATAA
- a CDS encoding voltage-gated chloride channel family protein, whose amino-acid sequence MPHPLPNSPSTLLVLLRWLLLLIPLAFVVGSLNALFLYLLDYASHTRVDNPYLLYFLPLAGVVVVFIYRRFGKNSESGNNLIIDEIHQPGAGIPARMAPLVLFSTVVTHLFGGSAGREGTAVQIGGACSAAYGKLFKLSGRDYQILLSAGVAAGFSALFSTPLAATIFAIEVLAVGRIRFDSVIPALFAAILADLVCSAWGTPHTQYKIDFLEHVMLFEHVVHVDLIMLGKVLIAAVAFGITGYLFGETVFVLKDIFKHVFKNPYLIAVIGGLIVIGIVSLIGNQDYIGLGVNSYREGGVSIISAFNEGGAEWYSWMLKLLLTAITLAAGFKGGEVTPLFFIGATLGNTLAWIMGAPVDLFAAIGFIAVFAAATNTPLACTIMGVELFGSDHLLYFAVACFVAYYFSGHTGIYSAQRVAVPKSTNFAAHEKTLGEIRAANNRLVSWLKKRSK is encoded by the coding sequence ATGCCGCACCCTTTGCCAAATAGCCCGAGCACTTTACTTGTTTTACTAAGGTGGCTGTTATTGCTAATCCCCTTGGCCTTTGTGGTAGGTTCGTTAAACGCTTTGTTTTTGTATTTGCTCGATTATGCTAGCCATACACGAGTCGATAATCCCTACCTCTTATACTTTTTGCCACTCGCTGGGGTAGTGGTGGTGTTTATTTATCGCCGTTTTGGAAAAAACTCCGAATCAGGCAACAATCTCATCATTGATGAGATCCATCAACCTGGTGCAGGTATTCCTGCTCGCATGGCACCGTTAGTACTTTTCTCTACCGTGGTAACTCATTTGTTTGGTGGTTCTGCCGGTCGCGAGGGGACCGCAGTACAAATAGGTGGAGCGTGCAGTGCAGCTTATGGGAAGTTATTTAAACTAAGTGGTCGAGACTATCAAATACTGCTTAGTGCCGGTGTAGCTGCCGGCTTCTCGGCACTGTTTAGCACGCCCTTAGCGGCCACTATTTTTGCTATTGAGGTATTGGCCGTTGGCCGAATTCGTTTTGATTCAGTTATCCCTGCTTTATTTGCAGCGATATTGGCTGACTTAGTGTGTTCTGCTTGGGGCACGCCTCATACCCAATACAAAATCGATTTTCTGGAACACGTGATGCTGTTTGAGCATGTGGTTCATGTTGATTTGATCATGTTAGGTAAGGTGCTTATCGCCGCTGTAGCGTTTGGTATAACTGGTTACCTGTTTGGCGAAACGGTGTTTGTACTTAAAGATATCTTTAAACACGTATTTAAGAATCCTTATTTGATAGCAGTAATTGGTGGACTGATAGTCATTGGCATTGTGAGCTTAATTGGCAATCAAGACTACATCGGTCTGGGAGTTAACAGTTATAGAGAAGGCGGGGTAAGTATAATAAGTGCCTTTAACGAAGGAGGTGCAGAGTGGTACAGCTGGATGCTTAAGTTATTACTAACGGCAATCACTCTTGCTGCTGGGTTCAAAGGCGGTGAAGTAACTCCATTGTTTTTCATCGGGGCTACCTTAGGTAACACTTTGGCGTGGATAATGGGCGCACCAGTAGATTTGTTTGCAGCAATCGGTTTTATTGCAGTGTTTGCCGCAGCTACCAACACGCCTTTAGCCTGTACCATTATGGGTGTTGAGTTATTTGGCTCCGATCATTTACTGTATTTTGCTGTAGCTTGCTTTGTTGCCTATTACTTTAGTGGTCACACTGGTATTTATTCTGCACAACGGGTAGCAGTACCAAAGTCTACAAATTTTGCGGCGCACGAAAAAACCTTGGGTGAAATTAGGGCGGCCAACAACCGTTTGGTGTCTTGGTTGAAAAAACGAAGCAAATAA
- the gabT gene encoding 4-aminobutyrate--2-oxoglutarate transaminase, whose amino-acid sequence MNNQQLQERKQSVIARGQGNVYPVYAERALNAELWDVEGKRYIDFATGIAVCNTGHSHPKVVAAAKQQLDKFSHTCVMINPYESAVELAEKLVALAPGDSDKKAMFVTTGAEAVENAVKIARASTGRRGVIAFNGGFHGRTNLTMALTGKITPYKHQFGPFAGDIYHAPFPMKAHGISTEQSLQTLNNIFKVDISVEDVAAIIVEPIQGEGGFYPASKAFLQALRALCDQHGIVLIMDEIQTGFGRTGKMFNCEYADVEPDLITMAKGIAGGFPLSAVVGKASIMDAPLPGGLGGTYGGSPVACSAALAVLEVIEEQDLVVRANQIGQQFGEYLHSLQQQFPDLIGDIRISGAMIAMELIEDGDVTRANTALTQALIVNAANYGLVLLACGFYGNVIRFLPALTIEDEIVDEGMQQFCRLFKSLAG is encoded by the coding sequence ATGAATAACCAACAACTACAAGAAAGAAAACAAAGCGTTATTGCACGCGGCCAAGGCAATGTTTATCCAGTTTATGCTGAACGAGCATTAAACGCAGAGCTGTGGGACGTAGAAGGTAAGCGCTATATCGATTTTGCCACTGGTATTGCTGTATGTAATACCGGCCATAGCCACCCAAAAGTTGTGGCTGCAGCAAAACAGCAACTGGATAAGTTTAGCCATACCTGTGTAATGATTAACCCCTATGAAAGCGCTGTGGAGCTGGCCGAAAAGCTAGTAGCGTTGGCGCCTGGAGACAGTGACAAAAAGGCCATGTTTGTTACAACCGGTGCAGAAGCGGTAGAAAATGCCGTGAAGATCGCTCGCGCATCAACAGGCCGTCGCGGCGTTATCGCCTTTAATGGTGGTTTCCATGGTAGAACAAATCTTACTATGGCGTTAACTGGAAAGATAACGCCTTATAAACATCAGTTTGGACCTTTTGCTGGGGATATTTATCATGCTCCGTTTCCCATGAAAGCGCATGGCATCAGCACAGAACAAAGCCTACAAACACTGAACAATATTTTTAAAGTTGATATCTCTGTTGAAGATGTTGCAGCGATCATTGTTGAGCCCATTCAAGGCGAAGGTGGCTTTTATCCAGCGTCAAAAGCGTTTTTACAGGCGCTCAGGGCGCTCTGTGATCAGCACGGTATTGTGTTAATTATGGATGAGATTCAAACTGGATTTGGCAGAACCGGTAAGATGTTTAATTGTGAATACGCCGATGTTGAGCCTGATTTAATAACCATGGCTAAAGGTATAGCTGGCGGATTCCCCTTATCTGCGGTGGTGGGCAAAGCTTCTATTATGGACGCGCCACTACCCGGTGGATTGGGTGGAACCTACGGTGGTTCACCGGTGGCATGTAGTGCAGCTTTAGCAGTATTAGAGGTGATTGAAGAGCAAGATTTGGTGGTGCGTGCTAATCAAATTGGCCAACAGTTTGGCGAATACTTGCATTCCTTGCAGCAGCAATTTCCCGACCTGATTGGCGACATTCGGATCTCAGGGGCGATGATTGCCATGGAACTCATCGAAGATGGCGATGTAACTCGCGCCAATACTGCATTAACTCAAGCGCTTATTGTCAATGCCGCAAATTATGGCCTTGTACTATTAGCCTGTGGTTTTTATGGGAATGTGATTCGCTTTCTACCAGCACTAACTATTGAGGATGAGATAGTTGATGAAGGCATGCAGCAGTTTTGTCGCTTATTTAAATCTTTAGCCGGTTAA
- a CDS encoding efflux RND transporter periplasmic adaptor subunit yields MRTNLTNKAVWQRLSFVGLMMLVLQACGPAHSEPVTEIVKPVKLLEVPETFNAVDYNFVAQVQATSRAQLAFQVSGEIQQLNVRMGQFVNKGDLLAALDPHDFQLAVDARKAQFDLEKARRTRSEQLFAKKLISEDNYDQVLTAYTEAQANLDQAATDLAYTKLHAPFSGVVSLTYAKQYQFAGAKQPVLSLLGDEQLDLVFNLPVTITERLNLAELREAKLWVTLGNFKGVELPARFKEISTQPDPDTNSYTVTLTIIRPEHLNILPGMSGAVYVRNESETDNGLALPKGAFIQIDEQQAQVWRVVPETMRVEAVDVQLNQQGLVISGLVAGDSIVVAGAKSLSAGQIIRPWQREGGI; encoded by the coding sequence ATGAGAACAAATTTAACAAACAAGGCCGTTTGGCAGCGACTTAGTTTTGTGGGCCTGATGATGCTGGTATTGCAAGCTTGCGGACCCGCTCATTCAGAGCCAGTTACTGAAATTGTAAAACCCGTGAAGTTATTGGAAGTGCCAGAAACGTTCAACGCTGTTGACTACAACTTCGTAGCGCAGGTTCAAGCAACAAGCCGAGCTCAATTGGCCTTTCAAGTATCAGGTGAAATACAGCAATTGAACGTAAGAATGGGGCAGTTTGTAAATAAAGGGGATTTACTTGCCGCTCTTGATCCTCATGATTTTCAATTGGCTGTTGATGCGCGTAAAGCTCAATTTGATTTGGAAAAAGCTCGTCGTACAAGATCGGAGCAGTTATTTGCTAAGAAGCTGATTTCCGAGGATAACTACGATCAAGTTCTTACTGCCTACACAGAAGCACAAGCTAATTTAGACCAAGCGGCCACTGATTTAGCCTACACCAAACTTCATGCGCCATTCTCCGGGGTTGTATCACTGACTTACGCTAAGCAATACCAGTTTGCTGGTGCCAAGCAGCCAGTATTAAGTTTGTTGGGGGATGAGCAGCTAGATTTGGTCTTCAATTTACCAGTAACCATAACCGAACGTTTGAACTTAGCTGAGTTACGTGAAGCCAAACTGTGGGTCACCCTTGGTAACTTTAAGGGTGTAGAGTTGCCTGCACGTTTTAAAGAAATCTCCACTCAACCTGATCCAGATACCAATAGTTATACCGTTACCTTAACCATCATAAGGCCAGAGCACCTAAACATCTTACCTGGAATGTCTGGCGCGGTTTATGTACGTAATGAGTCTGAAACCGATAATGGTTTAGCCTTACCTAAAGGTGCTTTCATCCAAATTGATGAGCAGCAAGCCCAAGTGTGGCGAGTTGTTCCAGAAACCATGCGAGTAGAAGCTGTGGATGTTCAACTTAATCAACAAGGGCTGGTTATCAGCGGATTAGTAGCTGGAGATAGCATAGTAGTTGCAGGCGCTAAATCCTTAAGCGCCGGTCAAATTATTCGACCATGGCAACGTGAAGGAGGGATTTAA
- a CDS encoding efflux RND transporter permease subunit, whose product MTIAEYSIKNKVISWMFLVILAVGGVVSFADLGRLEDPAFTVKDAMVITSYPGATSTEVEEELTYPLEKAIRQLPYLDKVTSTSSAGLSQIMVSMKMDYGPDELPQIWDELRRKVNDLEPSLPPGVNPVQVMDDFGDVYGVMLMVTGENYSYVELKRYVDYLTRELEVVDGVGKISLAGDQQEQLFVEMSLKRVAALNLDMNTVAGLLAQQNAVISAGEVTVNSQTLTLRPTGELNSIETFENLIIHGRDTGNLIRLKDVATVTRDVQEVPSNLLNYNGEPALNLGISFSSGVNVVKVGEAVDARLAELENIKPAGIKIHTLYNQAKEVEQSVNGFVLSLAEAVGIVILVLLFTMGLRSGVIIGAVLLLTVMGTFILMSIYDIELQRISLGALIIALGMLVDNAIVVVEGILVGMQRGRTKVEAAKDIVEQTKWPLLGATVIAIVAFAPIGLSPDATGEFMGSLFWVLCFSLFLSWITAITLTPFLANLLLSSKSSEKQQSNDDPYKGLLFVIFGKLLKFCLRFKMLTVVVMLMMLAGAFYGFSLVKNSFFPPSNTPMFYVDMWMPEGTDIRDTYKQVQKVEDFLLDKEQVEFVTSTTGQGLQRFSLTYSPEKSYQAFAQLQVRVVDREQMLDLMRVLDTDLRDAFRQVSFQFRLMEIGPSPASKIEARIIGSDPQVLRDVAVQVEDIFNADPGARNIRHDWRERTKDLLPQFNESQARRLGISKQDLADTLQMAFGGSAIGLFRDGTEMLPIVVRLPEEERVDFSTVQNLKLWSPALQTYVPIQQVVDDISLDWVEPLIQRQDRKRTLTVLADHDILGDETAASLFARLRPQVEAIPLPVGYSLEWGGEYESSNDAQQALFSSLPMGYLFMFIITVFLFNSIRQPIVIWLTVPLAVIGVAVGLLATNSAFSFTALLGVLSLSGMVLKNGIVLMDQINIETHSGKDQYQAVVDSAISRVRPVSMAALTTILGMIPLVFDAFFGSMAVTIMFGLGFATVLTLVIVPVLYALFYGIKPSNA is encoded by the coding sequence GTGACTATTGCTGAATATTCTATAAAAAATAAAGTTATAAGCTGGATGTTTTTAGTCATTCTGGCGGTTGGTGGCGTAGTGTCTTTTGCAGACCTTGGGCGTTTGGAAGATCCTGCCTTTACGGTTAAAGACGCCATGGTTATTACCTCTTACCCTGGCGCTACATCTACAGAAGTAGAAGAAGAGCTGACCTATCCTCTAGAAAAGGCGATTCGTCAGTTACCTTATTTAGATAAGGTAACTTCTACCTCATCAGCTGGTTTGTCGCAAATTATGGTGAGCATGAAGATGGACTATGGTCCTGATGAACTGCCGCAAATATGGGACGAATTAAGACGTAAAGTAAATGATCTGGAGCCCTCGTTACCTCCAGGTGTAAACCCCGTTCAGGTTATGGACGACTTTGGGGATGTTTATGGCGTAATGTTAATGGTTACTGGCGAGAACTATTCTTACGTAGAGTTAAAGCGTTACGTTGATTACTTAACACGTGAGCTAGAAGTAGTTGATGGCGTTGGGAAAATTAGCTTAGCGGGTGACCAACAAGAGCAATTGTTTGTAGAAATGTCTCTTAAACGAGTGGCAGCGCTAAACCTAGATATGAACACTGTAGCTGGATTGTTAGCCCAGCAAAATGCAGTTATTAGTGCAGGTGAGGTTACTGTTAACTCCCAAACGCTTACATTGCGCCCAACCGGTGAACTAAATTCTATCGAAACCTTTGAAAACCTAATTATTCATGGGCGCGATACCGGTAATCTTATTCGCTTAAAAGACGTAGCTACCGTTACCCGTGATGTGCAGGAAGTACCCAGTAACTTGCTTAATTACAATGGCGAACCTGCACTAAACCTAGGTATTTCGTTTTCCTCTGGGGTTAACGTGGTTAAGGTGGGAGAGGCCGTAGACGCGCGTTTAGCCGAGCTTGAAAACATTAAACCTGCTGGGATTAAGATTCACACGCTTTACAATCAAGCCAAAGAAGTTGAGCAGTCGGTTAACGGTTTTGTGCTTAGTTTGGCCGAAGCGGTGGGTATCGTGATTTTGGTGCTGTTGTTTACCATGGGCTTGCGCAGCGGAGTGATTATTGGCGCGGTGCTGCTTCTCACCGTGATGGGCACCTTCATCTTAATGAGTATCTACGATATCGAGTTACAGCGTATCTCACTAGGTGCGCTGATTATTGCTCTGGGTATGTTAGTAGACAACGCGATTGTGGTAGTAGAAGGTATTTTAGTTGGCATGCAACGCGGTAGAACTAAAGTAGAAGCTGCCAAAGACATTGTAGAGCAAACTAAGTGGCCGCTATTAGGCGCAACGGTAATTGCTATTGTGGCCTTTGCGCCTATTGGCTTATCGCCCGATGCAACGGGTGAATTTATGGGTTCGTTGTTTTGGGTACTTTGTTTCTCACTATTCTTAAGTTGGATTACCGCAATAACACTTACGCCATTTTTGGCAAATCTATTGTTGTCATCTAAGAGCAGCGAAAAACAGCAAAGTAACGACGACCCATACAAAGGCCTATTGTTTGTAATATTTGGCAAATTACTGAAGTTCTGCTTGCGCTTTAAAATGCTAACAGTAGTAGTGATGCTAATGATGTTGGCAGGTGCATTCTACGGCTTTAGCTTGGTGAAGAATTCATTCTTCCCGCCTTCAAATACGCCAATGTTCTATGTGGACATGTGGATGCCTGAGGGTACCGACATTCGCGACACCTATAAGCAAGTGCAAAAAGTAGAAGACTTCTTGTTAGACAAGGAACAAGTAGAATTTGTTACGTCTACAACAGGCCAAGGTTTGCAACGTTTTAGTCTTACCTACAGCCCTGAAAAAAGCTATCAAGCCTTTGCCCAACTGCAAGTAAGGGTTGTTGACCGTGAACAAATGCTTGATTTGATGCGTGTATTAGATACCGACTTACGTGATGCCTTTAGGCAAGTGAGCTTTCAATTCCGCTTAATGGAGATTGGCCCTTCACCTGCTTCTAAGATTGAAGCTCGAATTATTGGCTCCGATCCTCAAGTATTGCGCGATGTTGCCGTCCAAGTTGAAGATATCTTTAATGCAGACCCTGGTGCGCGAAACATCCGCCATGATTGGCGTGAGCGAACTAAAGACTTGTTGCCGCAGTTTAATGAGTCTCAAGCGCGTCGTTTAGGTATTTCTAAGCAAGACTTGGCTGATACCTTACAAATGGCCTTTGGCGGCAGTGCAATTGGCTTGTTTAGAGATGGCACAGAAATGCTACCCATTGTTGTGCGCTTGCCTGAAGAAGAACGGGTTGATTTTTCAACGGTGCAAAACCTCAAGCTTTGGAGCCCAGCGCTGCAAACCTATGTGCCAATTCAACAAGTGGTTGATGACATTAGCTTAGATTGGGTTGAGCCACTTATTCAACGTCAAGACCGCAAACGTACGTTAACCGTATTGGCAGATCACGACATTTTGGGAGATGAAACGGCCGCGAGTTTATTTGCTCGTTTACGCCCGCAAGTTGAAGCAATTCCATTGCCCGTTGGTTATTCACTAGAGTGGGGCGGGGAGTACGAATCTTCTAATGATGCACAGCAAGCGCTGTTTAGCTCGCTGCCGATGGGCTATTTATTTATGTTCATCATTACAGTGTTCTTGTTTAACTCGATTCGCCAACCCATTGTTATTTGGCTCACAGTGCCGTTAGCTGTAATTGGTGTAGCAGTTGGTTTGCTAGCTACCAACTCGGCATTTAGCTTTACCGCTTTATTAGGCGTGTTGAGTTTAAGTGGTATGGTGCTTAAAAACGGCATTGTACTGATGGACCAAATTAACATTGAGACGCACTCAGGCAAGGATCAATATCAAGCAGTAGTAGACAGTGCCATTAGCCGGGTAAGGCCGGTTAGTATGGCCGCCTTAACCACGATTCTTGGCATGATACCCTTAGTGTTTGATGCCTTCTTTGGCTCGATGGCGGTAACCATCATGTTTGGTCTAGGCTTCGCAACTGTATTGACCTTAGTCATCGTTCCAGTGTTATACGCCTTGTTCTATGGAATCAAACCCAGTAACGCTTAA
- a CDS encoding TetR/AcrR family transcriptional regulator codes for MTEKRTGRQSAKVAEETRTKILIAAADLFASKGYAVVSLRAISEQAGVSHTLIRHHFGSKLQIWQHICDCMHQQFLAYVNLLVAEQEHGLSCRHQLFDLLIKILAALQVDPQPVRLLNDAVNNEQELFEYFLEEDDQVRKILEDLVIECHKQGYVKHFNIGELKWLLTIFATSSSTLAPLLAKPYPGETEEFCQLKSWQMFSRLLASQLDIDEKDIPKPERLSDLVIDGSPCPFKAQRQAMEMA; via the coding sequence ATGACTGAAAAACGCACCGGACGACAAAGCGCCAAAGTAGCAGAAGAAACCCGCACTAAGATTTTAATCGCAGCCGCAGATCTTTTTGCCAGTAAAGGCTATGCCGTTGTATCACTGCGCGCGATTAGTGAACAAGCTGGTGTGTCTCATACCCTCATCCGCCATCATTTCGGCTCTAAGCTACAGATTTGGCAGCATATATGTGACTGCATGCACCAGCAATTTTTAGCCTACGTAAACTTATTGGTTGCTGAGCAAGAACATGGCCTTTCTTGTCGTCATCAGTTGTTTGATTTGCTAATTAAGATCTTAGCTGCACTGCAAGTCGACCCTCAGCCGGTTAGGCTGCTTAACGATGCAGTAAATAACGAACAAGAATTGTTTGAGTATTTCTTAGAAGAAGATGATCAAGTAAGAAAGATTCTTGAAGACCTTGTGATTGAATGCCACAAGCAAGGATATGTAAAACACTTCAACATTGGCGAACTAAAATGGTTACTAACCATTTTTGCCACCTCCTCTTCAACCTTAGCGCCATTACTAGCTAAACCCTATCCGGGCGAAACCGAAGAGTTTTGCCAATTAAAAAGCTGGCAAATGTTTAGCCGCTTACTGGCTAGCCAACTCGATATTGATGAAAAAGATATACCAAAACCGGAGAGACTAAGTGATTTAGTCATTGATGGTTCACCCTGCCCATTTAAAGCTCAGCGACAAGCCATGGAAATGGCTTAA